The stretch of DNA GTATTTTTATAGTGTTCTGTTTGTATAAGGAAACTGAACTAAAGTGCAGCAATATTTTTAATTTTAAGAGCCTGAATAAACCCATCTACTACAGAAAGCAAATGTTTTTTATTTTCAGGATCAAGTTTTTCGATGTCGTTGAAACGGTTGAGCATTGCAGGATCTTTAAAAATATTTACTTCTTCTGTCTCTCCCAAAAGATAACCAACTGTAGTTCCTAAAATCTTAGCAATATTTTTAGCCACCCCAATAGAAGGAATCATCTCATCACGTTCATACTTTCCGATTACAGAGTAAGAAGTATTTAAAATCCCTGCTAAATCCTTTTGGGAAAGGTTTTTAGCTTCTCTGCATTCTCTTAATTTTTTACCGAACGAATCCATTATTTATATCTTTTAAGGTATTAAACCACTGTATTTTATTAATAATAAGCAAATATAAATACTTTATAAGGTAAATAAAAATCTAATAATTTTTGCAAAATAGATTTTATAATATACCTTTGTACTCAATAAGGTATATAAAACTTTTTCAAAATATTTTT from Chryseobacterium piperi encodes:
- a CDS encoding helix-turn-helix domain-containing protein, with protein sequence MDSFGKKLRECREAKNLSQKDLAGILNTSYSVIGKYERDEMIPSIGVAKNIAKILGTTVGYLLGETEEVNIFKDPAMLNRFNDIEKLDPENKKHLLSVVDGFIQALKIKNIAAL